TTCAGATGGCTGGCGGAATGCTGACTGCTTTTGAAAATAAAATGCTAATCTTGGTTGACGGTTTTATTTGCACTGTTGCGTATTTAATTGCTTTTAAAATAAATCCAAACATCAAACAAAATGCTGTTTTTTGCCATTGCTCTGCTGAAAAAGCACATTCAGAATTACTAAATTACTTAGAAGCAAAACCTATTTTAAATCTCGATTTACGTCTGGGAGAAGGAACTGGATGTGCTGTCGCTTTCCCTATTTTAAAATCGGCTGAAGCTTTTTTAAATGAAATGGCTAGTTTTGAAAGCGCGGGGATAAGTAGGAAATAGTAATTATTTTAATTTCTAAAAATAATTATGTTTCATTATGATTTATTCTCATTTTTGTCATTTCGACGAAGGAGAAATCTCCGTTAGAAGCTCCACAAAGTTAAGCCTCTTTTAGAATGGAATTACTTGCGAAGATTTCTACTTCGTTGAAATGACATACTAAATGAAAACCCACTCTAAATGAAAAAAGAACTACATATTTTCTTCACCTGTTTAATGTTCTACACTAGAATTCCGTGTCCAAAAAACATTACTCATCATCCAGATTATCTAAATAAAGCCACAAGATATTTCCCATTTATTGGTTGGATTGTTGGGAGTATTTCTTTTATAGCTTATTCTCTATTTGCTCAATTTCTTTATACAGAAACAGCTGTTATATTGGCAATTATTACTTCTATATTAACAACCGGAGCCTTTCACGAAGACGGATTTGCCGATGTTTGTGATGGTTTTGGCGGAGGCTGGACGAAAGAAAAGATCTTAATGATTATGAAAGACAGCGCCATTGGTGCTTATGGAGCAATCGGATTGGTTTTGCTTTTTTTATTAAAATTCAGATTGCTTTCAGAATCTATTTTGTTATTTCAAGTTTATGATTCGATGGCAGTTTTTAAAATTTTTCTCTTATTTATTTCTGCTCATTCTTTGAGTCGTCTGGCGGCAATCAGTATTATTTTTACGCACGAATATTCACGTGAAGATGCTTCAAGCAAAAGTAAACCTATTGCAAAACAATATACTTGGAAAGAAGTTTTTGGCTCATTCTTTTTTGGTTTAATTCCGTTACTTGTATTCTCTTATTTTGATTGGAGATTTCTCCTGACCATAATCCCTGTTTTTATAACTCGATATTTTTTAGCCCGATATTTTCAGAAATGGATTGACGGTTATACAGGAGATTGTCTTGGCGCTACACAACAGGTTTGCGAAGTAGTATTTTACCTTAGTATTTTATTTTTATGGAAATTTATCTAGTCCGTCATACCGAAACAGTATGCGAAAAAGGAATCTGTTACGGACAATCAGACGTCGATATTGCAGTACCATTTGATGAAGTTTTCGGCAAAATCATTTCTGAACTTCCTTCTGAAGCAATAATATTTTCTAGCCCACTTAAGCGCTGTGTTATTTTAGCAAAACATATTCAAGATAACATCAAAACCATTTCTTATCGCGAAGATGAACGTTTAAAAGAAATGAATTTTGGTGATTGGGAATTGAAAAGCTGGAACGAAATTCCGTCTGAAGAACTCAATCCGTGGATGGAAGATTTTGTAAATATCAAAGTTTCAAATGGAGAATCTTTTGTAGAATTACATGAAAGAGTTGGTGATTTTTTAGTTAATGAAATTTCAAAAATAAATCAGCCAATTGTTATTGTTGCCCATGCAGGAATTATAAGAAGTATTTTGTGTCATCAGAATTCACTTCCATTAAAAGAAGCTTTTAATAATAAAGTTGATTTCGGAGAAGTTATAAAAATCGATTTTTAGTGCAAATTATTTATAATTTTCTATCAAATGGAAAAGAAATTTGAATAATCAATATTTTTAACTTTATCTTTGCAGCAAATTAAGGTTGTGTTTTTGATTTAAAAACACATTAAAAGGGAATCAAGTAAATACTTGAGCTGTACCCGCAACTGTAAGCTAAGTTCAAAAAAAATGAATGCTTGCTGTAACTACATCACCACTGTCACGCCTTGCGTGATGGGAAGGTAAACAGCAAGACGCAAGCCAGGAGACCTGCCTTTGTAACAATTATCGAGCTCTCGGGAAAAAGAGCGAAGAAATTATGACTATAAAACGACTTCTTGCTTTTTGTTCTTTTGTGATGTGCCAGATTATTTCGGCGCAGAGCGATTCTATTACCAGTTTAAAAGAAGTATTGGTTTCAGATAAAAACTTAAAAAACTACTCGGTTTCGCAATCTGTTTTAAAACTAAATGATTCTATAATCAATAAAAATGAAGCGCTCCTTACCGATTTATTAAACTTTAATTCGACTTTATATTTTAAAGAATACGGACGCGGAATGCTTTCTACGGTTTCTTTTAGAGGTACGA
The Flavobacterium humidisoli DNA segment above includes these coding regions:
- the cobC gene encoding alpha-ribazole phosphatase, which produces MEIYLVRHTETVCEKGICYGQSDVDIAVPFDEVFGKIISELPSEAIIFSSPLKRCVILAKHIQDNIKTISYREDERLKEMNFGDWELKSWNEIPSEELNPWMEDFVNIKVSNGESFVELHERVGDFLVNEISKINQPIVIVAHAGIIRSILCHQNSLPLKEAFNNKVDFGEVIKIDF
- a CDS encoding adenosylcobinamide-GDP ribazoletransferase, with the translated sequence MKKELHIFFTCLMFYTRIPCPKNITHHPDYLNKATRYFPFIGWIVGSISFIAYSLFAQFLYTETAVILAIITSILTTGAFHEDGFADVCDGFGGGWTKEKILMIMKDSAIGAYGAIGLVLLFLLKFRLLSESILLFQVYDSMAVFKIFLLFISAHSLSRLAAISIIFTHEYSREDASSKSKPIAKQYTWKEVFGSFFFGLIPLLVFSYFDWRFLLTIIPVFITRYFLARYFQKWIDGYTGDCLGATQQVCEVVFYLSILFLWKFI